The genome window CCGTGACTTTTTGGTTCTTGGAGAAAACTGGTAGTACGAgtcttctgcttcttcttgtgcttgttcttcttcttctcccGGCCGAGGAAAGTGACGATCGATCGAAAGCGAATGCGTTTGGGTTTGCTTGTCTCACCTTTGCTCGTTTTCTTCGCTCTCTCGTATCCAGTTGGAAATTCTTTTCGGTTCTTTTGGGGTCAGGTTCAGGCTGTTAGAAAGGCATTTCCTCATTGGTCTTTAGTACGTATGATTAGTCACTCAATTCAATTATGTAAAAGCATAGCCAAAAAAagctaaacaaacaaacaaactacAATATAAAGCCTGCTGCGAAAGGTGAATGAAACTTAATGaatgccagcaacaacaataaacagGTGAGTCGCTGCATTGCTTAGTGATTTTCacttgctgccgctgctgacgtttgttgttgtttttgttgttattgttgttgcgaGCGTGCCTGTGGAATTCGCAAATTGTTATGAGTAAAActacaacaaaaacaaacctCCACCGAAAGAGAAATAAgacaaaaataaagaaatacatACAAAGACGACGTAAAGATTACACAAGCGCAGCGTCGTCAATTTGAGAGCGGGTGAGAGGGGGCTGTGTGGGGGATGGTTGATGGGGAGAGTGAAGGGGCATTAGAAACAACACAACAACACTCCTCGCTGCAATCAAGAAAGCTCTCCCAAAAGcagcgactgcgactgcggcacaggcagaagcagaagcagcggCTGCACAGAGAGAGCCACGATCAGCTGCAGACGATACACTGGGAAAAACTATAGCAATCTGAACTTTtataattaatagtaaatatagAGGACTTTATCTTTAGCTCCATTGGGAAAGTATGATGGCCCTAGCTCAGAAATCCAGAAATCCAGCTATAGGACGCCAAAAGGTATGCTTTATAAACTCAaacatattcaaaattccttaAAGTACATCAGtacattttacatatatatttggaAGCTTCAATGGATCCTGTTACTAATAATCCACACACATATGCTGGACTTTTATCTTTTTTTCGGTGTAGAGAAATTTATCATTTCACTGCAGCACAGCCGCTGCAACAGCGACGTCGACAGCAAGCTCTCGCTGTTTCAACATCTGCTGATCGCAGTGCTCTCTTGTTTTGACAGCTCTCTCTCTGCTCATCGCTGCCGGCGTCGACGCTGGcaccgctgctgctgcctctgcCGAGCGAGGCCTggccacaaaaacaacacCACAGCTTTTCGAAATTAGTTCTAGTGAGTCTGTGAAAGTGTGAGCGACTGCGAGGCGCGATCAATTGGCAAACAACCGCAAGCGGATCAACTGCTCCACACGCCACGCCACGCCGAAAATCGcccaataaatatatataaaagcgGACTAGccaccaacaacaaaaatatcCACATCACGTGCAACATGTCGCATCAGTGCAGCTGCGGTCGCGACCTCAACAACAACTACGTCTCGTACACGAACGCCTACGCCAATGCGAATGCATCTCTGGACCGCGAGGCGGCCACCAGCGGCAAGTCCGGCGGTCCGCCCCGCGCCCAGCTGACGGCCAAGGTGATGTTCGGCACGGTGGGCGCCATCAAGGAGCTGCGCGACaaggagcagcaacagcagcagcagcggcaggcGGCACGAGCGGGCGAGAGGCGCAACTGAGAGGCAGCGCGAGGACGGGGGCAGGGCGGGACGGGGCGGGACGAACGGTCGCTGGAGCGGTCGAGTGCTGTGCTGTGGGTTGTCGGCGGGGGATCTCTGGCTGATCGGAGGAAGGATAACACGgagatttggatttggatatGACACAAAGAGTTCGCGCCACTTCAAGGATCAAAGAATTCGAGTTCAGTGTGATCGCAATAAATTCGCGTAGTTCCCAAGATTCCAATGGGTAATCCAACTAGTTCGATTCGTATGACCCGAATGGGTGATCCCCGGATCACGTTAGAGGCTTCAAAGTGTTGGCAGGGGACAGGGCAATCTGTGTTTACGACATTCCTTCTCAACAATTACTAtccaaaaaaacagaaaacaacaaaaaaagtaaaaaccAGTACATCACATATTTATAcacacaatttttttttgtctgcCACACTATCTCTAACTCTCTCCATCTCCTGTAAGCTTCAGCAGAACTCAATGAATCAATGTAAATTGTTTAttgcatatacatatttataaacatacacacacaacATAGTGCAATACTTTAGCTATACACGaaacacaaaaaacacacGCCTAGCTGTaagtttgttttattttgtaaGTGCACACGCATACACACTCACTCATCTTACAATGttgtttaaatttgttttgttgttcACGAGCCCCGCGATTTTTGGGCTGCGAGCGAGTAGTCTGGATGCTTGCAGATAACTCCAGGTGCCTCCAGGTGCAGCTCAAAACGCAGGGCACGTAGCCCACACACTACACACACCCCCACACCATGTAAACCATATAAACATAACTATGCCTATGCGTAATCTTTAATCTTTAATACCATCTATACTATTGTTACTACTCTAATAATCATATTGTATGTGCCGCACGAGGAGAGGCAACTCAAAAGTGTGCCCCCAAATGGGTGGATGGTGTTTGCTCAAGTGATTCGTACTAAAATGGCAGCGGAATGCGATTAATCGCAGAGTGAAGCGCTGTAAGTGGCGAATGTTTCGAAAGAGAGAATTTAGTTTAGAGAGCGGAGCATctacaatatatttattataccTATGAAATAATATTAAACTGTATGTCTACTTGTACATCTATTTATAGAGCTAATCCCAACAAAGGCGAATAAAAATCGAACTTTtaataaaaacagaaaatgGAAGAAACTTTTCGACTGCCGCGATTTCAATTACCCCGACAATGGACTGTAGATTGTCGAGTGGGGCGGGTTTTTGGGGGCAAACCCTTTTCTTCTGTCGGTCGTCTGCGTGTGAAAGTAAGAAATAAGAGgggcagcaaaaaaaatacacaacattcaaataaattataaattacaaTGGGTAGCGAGGGGGAAACGTAAAATATGCGAAACGAAAGCGAACTCTACGGCCAGAAGGCAGCGCCAAAGGCAACCTCgtgtattattttattattccaGCGATTCTTTTCGTATTCTGCCGCCGTCTCGCACTCTTTATCGCCCTCTCTTCTAATTACGAAGCACTCCGGGTCCGCCTGTCACTGTGTGCGTGAGCGgaccacacactcacacttccactcacacacatactCGCACTGGCACTCGCCGCTTCTTACGCTCGTAACAGTGACCCAGTCTCGAGCTTGTGGCTCCCAAAGAGCCGCTGCTGTCGTCATCGCCGCTGGGACAGCAGTTCCATTCCGATTCCACTTAACGCCCACGCCGCCCCCTCACCACGCCTCCCCCTTTGGGCTCAAAGTCAGAGCTTTTGGGGTTTTTTATGCATACACTTTCGCAGGGTGCTAGACAGTTCCAAACCTTGAAAGCCTATACATATTTACAGGCTATTATAAAACTTTATTGTTTTTCCGAGAATTTTGATATTTGATTGCCAATCTATAATATAATAGTTTGATTTGCGGTATCTGATaaggaatatatattttattatacatTCTTGTATTCCAAACCCATTTTAAATCCATCGAAATTATGTTTTCTTCTCTAtaaga of Drosophila mauritiana strain mau12 chromosome 3R, ASM438214v1, whole genome shotgun sequence contains these proteins:
- the LOC117145459 gene encoding uncharacterized protein LOC117145459, whose product is MSHQCSCGRDLNNNYVSYTNAYANANASLDREAATSGKSGGPPRAQLTAKVMFGTVGAIKELRDKEQQQQQQRQAARAGERRN